A region from the Flavobacterium enshiense genome encodes:
- the porV gene encoding type IX secretion system outer membrane channel protein PorV encodes MKKIVIVSLFLFVFQLVKAQENVITTGVPFLLIAADARAAGVADMGAATSADVFSQQYNPSKYAFATTKYGASVSYTPYLTSIANDISLGQVTFYDRFNERSAFAASLRYFGLGDITITDDIGTELYKVNPNELAFDLSYALKLSDQFSMGVAGRYIRSNLKIPDGNTDASSANSFAVDVSGFYQSEEFAMSDFNARYRIGLNLQNMGPKISYDGDVERSSNFLPANFKLGGSFDFILDDYNKITALAEINKLMVPTPQEVGDEDGNGVIDETDEAIVNEDYRQIGWFEGMFKSFGDAPGGFSEEMKEIAWALGAEYWYQESFAFRTGYFHESPDKGARQYATIGAGFKYNTVKVDVSYLFSTSTVRNPLENTLRFSLTFSFGDSYDEY; translated from the coding sequence ATGAAAAAAATAGTCATAGTGTCCTTGTTCCTGTTTGTGTTTCAGTTGGTTAAAGCTCAGGAAAATGTGATTACGACAGGAGTTCCTTTTTTGCTTATAGCTGCAGATGCCCGTGCAGCTGGTGTGGCTGATATGGGGGCGGCAACTTCAGCAGATGTTTTTTCACAACAATACAATCCTTCCAAATATGCTTTCGCAACCACTAAATATGGGGCTTCTGTTAGTTATACGCCTTATTTGACCAGTATTGCCAATGATATATCGTTAGGGCAGGTTACTTTCTATGATCGTTTTAACGAGCGAAGTGCTTTTGCTGCCAGTTTGCGTTACTTTGGTTTAGGGGATATTACCATAACTGATGATATTGGAACTGAGCTATATAAGGTAAATCCGAATGAGTTAGCTTTCGATCTTTCTTATGCGTTGAAATTAAGCGATCAGTTTTCAATGGGGGTTGCCGGTCGTTATATCCGTTCCAATTTAAAAATTCCTGATGGTAATACCGATGCTTCTTCTGCTAATTCATTTGCGGTGGATGTTTCAGGGTTTTATCAGTCGGAAGAATTTGCAATGAGTGATTTTAATGCCAGATACAGAATCGGTTTGAATCTTCAGAATATGGGGCCAAAAATTTCCTATGATGGTGATGTTGAAAGAAGTTCTAACTTTCTCCCGGCTAATTTTAAGTTAGGAGGTAGTTTTGATTTTATTTTGGATGATTATAATAAGATTACGGCTTTAGCGGAAATAAACAAACTGATGGTTCCGACCCCTCAAGAAGTTGGTGATGAAGATGGTAATGGTGTTATTGATGAGACGGATGAGGCTATAGTTAATGAGGATTACAGGCAAATAGGCTGGTTTGAAGGGATGTTTAAATCGTTTGGTGATGCTCCGGGCGGATTCAGCGAAGAAATGAAAGAAATCGCTTGGGCATTAGGAGCGGAGTACTGGTATCAGGAATCCTTCGCTTTCAGAACGGGTTACTTCCATGAAAGTCCAGACAAAGGAGCAAGACAGTACGCGACTATTGGTGCAGGATTTAAGTACAATACCGTTAAAGTGGATGTTTCGTATTTGTTCTCTACATCTACAGTAAGAAATCCGCTGGAAAATACATTGCGTTTCTCTCTAACATTTAGTTTCGGAGATTCCTATGATGAATATTAG
- the cdd gene encoding cytidine deaminase, producing MKNVNVTASFTVYDSVDELAREVNDLMSQAVAIRKKAYAPYSKFRVGAAILLDNGKVVLGSNQENAAYPSGLCAERVAVFQAGAIYPDAKILKMAISATGDSKEVSEPIPPCGACRQSIAEYEIRQEQPIEIYFMGAVGEVYKSDSLKSLLPLMFDKNFL from the coding sequence ATGAAGAATGTTAATGTGACTGCCTCTTTTACAGTTTATGATTCTGTCGATGAACTTGCTCGCGAGGTAAATGATTTGATGTCTCAGGCTGTAGCGATACGTAAAAAAGCCTATGCTCCTTATTCTAAGTTTAGGGTAGGTGCTGCAATTTTGCTGGATAACGGAAAGGTTGTCCTGGGGTCTAACCAGGAGAACGCTGCCTATCCCTCCGGATTGTGTGCTGAAAGGGTAGCGGTGTTTCAGGCAGGAGCAATTTATCCGGATGCTAAGATTTTAAAAATGGCAATTTCCGCTACGGGAGACAGTAAAGAGGTGTCGGAGCCTATTCCTCCTTGTGGCGCCTGTCGTCAGTCTATAGCAGAGTATGAAATCCGTCAGGAGCAGCCGATTGAGATTTATTTTATGGGTGCTGTGGGGGAAGTGTATAAATCAGATTCCCTGAAGAGTTTGCTGCCACTGATGTTTGATAAAAACTTTCTATAA
- the pdhA gene encoding pyruvate dehydrogenase (acetyl-transferring) E1 component subunit alpha has translation MKPITKEVYLKWYEDMQFWRKFEDKLAALYIQQKVRGFLHLYNGQEAVLAGALHAMDLSKDKMITAYRNHVQPIGMGTDPKRVMAELLGKVTGTSKGMGGSMHIFDKEHGFYGGHGIVGAQIPVGAGIAFADKYFGTGGVTLTYFGDGAARQGSLHEAFNMAMLWKLPVVFIVENNGYAMGTSVERTANHTDIWKLGLGYEMPCGPVDAMNPIKVAEAMHEAIDRARRGDGPTFLEMKTYRYRGHSMSDAQHYRTKEEVDEYRKIDPITQVLDIIKEKNYATEAEIEAIDQRVKDLVDECEKFAEESPFPEVNQLYDVVYEQENYPFIPHKL, from the coding sequence ATGAAACCAATTACAAAAGAAGTTTACCTTAAATGGTATGAAGACATGCAGTTCTGGAGAAAGTTCGAAGACAAACTCGCTGCATTATACATTCAACAGAAAGTTCGTGGGTTCTTGCACTTATATAACGGACAGGAGGCGGTATTAGCGGGAGCTTTACACGCGATGGACTTATCTAAGGACAAAATGATAACGGCTTACCGTAACCACGTTCAGCCAATCGGTATGGGAACAGATCCCAAAAGAGTTATGGCGGAACTGTTAGGAAAAGTTACCGGTACATCGAAAGGGATGGGAGGATCGATGCATATTTTCGATAAAGAACACGGGTTTTACGGAGGTCACGGTATCGTAGGTGCTCAAATTCCAGTAGGAGCCGGAATTGCTTTCGCAGATAAGTATTTCGGAACCGGAGGTGTTACGCTAACTTATTTCGGTGACGGAGCTGCTCGTCAGGGATCGCTTCACGAGGCTTTCAATATGGCCATGTTGTGGAAACTTCCTGTGGTATTCATCGTTGAAAATAATGGTTATGCAATGGGTACGTCTGTTGAAAGAACAGCGAACCATACCGATATCTGGAAATTAGGTTTAGGATATGAAATGCCATGCGGACCGGTAGATGCGATGAACCCAATCAAAGTTGCGGAAGCGATGCACGAAGCGATCGATAGAGCGCGTCGTGGCGACGGACCAACTTTCCTGGAAATGAAAACGTATCGTTACAGAGGTCATTCCATGTCGGATGCCCAACACTACAGAACCAAAGAAGAAGTTGACGAGTACAGAAAAATCGACCCAATTACTCAGGTTCTTGATATCATCAAAGAAAAAAATTATGCAACTGAAGCAGAAATCGAAGCTATCGACCAAAGAGTAAAAGATTTGGTGGATGAATGTGAAAAATTTGCAGAAGAATCTCCTTTTCCAGAAGTGAATCAGTTGTATGACGTTGTTTACGAACAGGAAAATTATCCATTTATACCACATAAATTATAA
- a CDS encoding pyruvate dehydrogenase complex dihydrolipoamide acetyltransferase, with product MAVVITMPRLSDTMTEGVVATWLKKVGDVVKEGDILAEIETDKATMEFESFNAGTLLHIGIQEGESAPVDALLAIIGASGEDISALISGNTPAPKVESAPVAETKEEAPKEAAALPAGVKVVTMPRLSDTMTDGTVATWLKKVGDEVKEGDILAEIETDKATMEFESFNSGTLLYIGVDEGQTAPVDSILAIIGPAGTDVSGVVAGFKSGGAGTAPVTEKAAEVKAETPAAPVQNTNTGDRVFASPLAKKIAQEKGIDLSQVKGSGENGRIVKSDVEGFTPQAAAVQAVSAPAASTAAPAVKPFVPAGEKFQEEIKNSQMRKTIARRLAESKFTAPHYYLTIEVAMDEAMKSRAVINTVPDTKVSFNDMVVKACAMALKKHPQVNSQWREDAMIINHHVNIGVAVAVEDGLVVPVLNFTDQMSLSQIGANVKDLAVKAKSKKLTPAEMEGSTFTVSNLGMFGIQSFTSIINQPNSAILSVGAIEEKPVVRNGQIVVGNTMTLTLACDHRTVDGATGAQFLQTLRLFLENPVTMLA from the coding sequence ATGGCAGTAGTAATTACAATGCCGCGTTTAAGCGACACCATGACCGAAGGCGTTGTGGCAACTTGGTTGAAAAAAGTTGGTGATGTTGTTAAAGAAGGAGATATCCTTGCTGAAATTGAAACGGACAAAGCTACGATGGAGTTCGAATCGTTTAATGCGGGAACATTATTACATATAGGAATTCAGGAAGGTGAGTCGGCTCCGGTAGATGCTCTTTTGGCAATTATTGGTGCTTCGGGTGAAGATATTTCGGCTTTGATAAGCGGAAATACTCCTGCTCCTAAGGTTGAGTCTGCTCCTGTTGCAGAAACTAAAGAGGAAGCTCCGAAAGAGGCTGCTGCACTTCCTGCAGGTGTAAAAGTGGTAACCATGCCGCGTTTAAGTGATACAATGACTGACGGAACGGTGGCAACTTGGTTGAAAAAAGTTGGTGACGAAGTAAAAGAAGGGGATATCCTTGCAGAGATTGAAACTGATAAAGCGACAATGGAATTTGAATCATTCAATTCCGGAACGCTTTTATATATTGGTGTTGACGAAGGGCAAACAGCTCCGGTTGACAGTATTTTAGCGATTATCGGACCTGCGGGGACAGATGTTTCCGGTGTCGTAGCCGGTTTCAAATCAGGTGGTGCTGGAACGGCTCCTGTTACTGAAAAAGCGGCTGAAGTAAAAGCAGAAACTCCTGCTGCTCCAGTACAAAATACAAATACAGGAGATAGAGTTTTTGCATCTCCGTTGGCAAAGAAAATTGCGCAGGAAAAAGGGATTGACCTTTCTCAGGTAAAAGGTTCAGGCGAAAACGGAAGAATCGTGAAAAGCGATGTGGAAGGGTTCACGCCTCAAGCTGCAGCTGTACAAGCGGTTTCAGCCCCCGCGGCTTCTACTGCAGCTCCTGCTGTTAAACCATTTGTTCCGGCCGGAGAGAAATTCCAGGAAGAAATCAAAAATTCGCAAATGCGTAAAACGATTGCGCGTCGTTTGGCAGAATCGAAGTTCACGGCGCCTCATTACTACTTAACTATTGAAGTGGCAATGGATGAGGCAATGAAATCAAGAGCGGTTATCAATACTGTTCCGGATACGAAAGTTTCATTCAATGATATGGTGGTGAAAGCTTGTGCAATGGCATTGAAAAAGCATCCGCAAGTTAATTCGCAATGGAGAGAAGATGCAATGATCATCAATCATCATGTGAATATTGGGGTTGCTGTGGCTGTTGAAGACGGTTTGGTTGTACCGGTATTGAACTTTACTGATCAAATGAGTTTATCTCAAATTGGTGCTAATGTGAAAGATTTGGCGGTAAAAGCGAAAAGCAAAAAACTGACACCGGCAGAAATGGAAGGTAGTACATTTACTGTTTCTAACTTAGGTATGTTTGGTATTCAGTCATTCACATCAATCATTAACCAGCCGAATTCAGCTATTTTGTCTGTTGGGGCTATCGAAGAAAAACCAGTGGTGAGAAACGGGCAAATCGTTGTGGGTAACACTATGACGCTTACTTTGGCTTGTGATCACAGAACAGTTGATGGTGCAACTGGAGCACAGTTTTTACAAACACTAAGATTGTTTTTAGAAAACCCTGTAACAATGTTGGCGTAA
- a CDS encoding SDR family NAD(P)-dependent oxidoreductase encodes MKNIIITGTSRGIGRELALQFAEAGHRVLSISRKIAPELLGNENITCLSVDLALEEDLEKVTHFIASDWKRVDVIIHNAGSLLSKSFGKMSAEEFENVYKVNVFGVANLTRICLPFLEKGSHVVTISSMGGIQGSMKFPGLTAYSSSKGAVITLTEVLAEEYKERGIAFNVLALGAVQTEMLQEAFPGYEAPITAKEMADYIFNFALTGNKYYNGKVLQVSSTTP; translated from the coding sequence ATGAAAAATATAATCATTACGGGAACTTCCCGAGGAATTGGGCGTGAATTGGCCCTGCAGTTTGCAGAAGCCGGTCACAGGGTGTTGTCAATTTCCAGAAAAATTGCTCCAGAGCTGCTCGGAAATGAAAATATCACTTGTTTAAGTGTTGATCTGGCTTTAGAAGAGGATTTGGAAAAAGTAACTCATTTTATTGCTTCCGACTGGAAGAGAGTGGATGTAATTATTCATAACGCAGGATCGCTTTTGTCGAAGTCTTTCGGAAAGATGTCTGCAGAAGAATTCGAAAACGTCTATAAAGTAAATGTTTTCGGTGTAGCTAATTTAACGCGGATCTGTCTTCCGTTTCTTGAAAAAGGAAGCCATGTGGTAACCATCAGTTCCATGGGAGGAATTCAGGGCAGCATGAAGTTTCCGGGGCTTACGGCTTACAGTTCCAGTAAAGGAGCAGTAATTACTTTAACTGAGGTATTGGCTGAAGAGTACAAAGAAAGGGGAATAGCATTCAATGTGCTGGCTTTGGGTGCGGTTCAGACAGAAATGTTACAAGAAGCCTTTCCAGGATATGAAGCACCGATAACAGCTAAAGAAATGGCAGATTACATTTTTAACTTCGCACTTACCGGAAATAAATATTACAATGGAAAAGTGTTGCAGGTGTCCTCAACTACTCCGTAA
- a CDS encoding SprT-like domain-containing protein produces the protein MKSILEKYIPELAVEAVFELIRANHVHLKIVNERVTRHGDYRRHPDGFHQITVNASLNKYRFLITLIHEIAHLVAFEKFGRNIKPHGDEWKITFQRLMVSFIRPEIFPSQLLPLLARHFRNPKASSDTDATLSLALKQFDPVSDKNYIFEIPYGSVFRIHNGKIFKKVALRTKRYECVEINSGRIYLFNPNAEVELLPN, from the coding sequence ATGAAATCGATTTTAGAAAAGTATATTCCCGAACTTGCTGTTGAAGCCGTTTTTGAGCTGATCAGGGCCAATCACGTGCACCTGAAAATCGTAAACGAGCGTGTGACCCGCCATGGCGATTACAGAAGACATCCCGATGGCTTTCACCAGATAACTGTCAACGCAAGTTTGAATAAATACCGCTTTCTGATAACGTTGATCCATGAGATTGCTCATTTGGTGGCGTTCGAAAAATTCGGGAGAAACATAAAACCACATGGGGACGAATGGAAAATAACATTCCAGCGTTTGATGGTATCTTTTATCCGTCCGGAGATTTTTCCCAGTCAGCTGCTGCCATTGCTTGCGAGGCATTTTAGGAATCCAAAAGCAAGCAGCGATACCGATGCAACCTTGTCGCTGGCTTTGAAACAATTCGATCCGGTTAGCGATAAAAATTATATCTTTGAGATTCCGTACGGAAGTGTGTTTCGCATCCATAATGGAAAAATATTTAAAAAAGTGGCATTGCGAACAAAACGGTACGAGTGTGTCGAGATAAATTCGGGAAGAATCTATCTTTTTAATCCCAATGCCGAAGTAGAGTTGCTGCCAAATTAA
- a CDS encoding mannose-1-phosphate guanylyltransferase, which produces MNKNYYAIVMAGGVGSRFWPVSTTEFPKQFHDMLGTGETLIQKTFSRLSQLIPKENILILTNEVYNDLILEQLPGVKQEQIVLEPAMRNTAPCILYASLKIKKQNPNAVMVVAPSDHWIEDELQFVSNLQHAFDFCEREDKLMTLGILPTFPNTGYGYIEYDKLDSRPIKKVVQFREKPDYATARKFIQSRNFLWNAGIFVWSVESILKAYEDFNPVMFSEFMNGFDVLNTADEKQFIKEYYPNSENISVDYAILEKAQNVYVLPATFDWNDLGTWGSLYDKLPKDEQDNAVVNATVILENASNNIIRTEGKKLVVVDGLQDFIIVDKEDVLLIYPKGKEQDIKRITAMANELK; this is translated from the coding sequence ATGAATAAGAATTATTATGCAATAGTAATGGCTGGTGGAGTAGGCTCCAGATTTTGGCCGGTAAGTACAACAGAATTTCCAAAACAGTTTCACGATATGTTGGGAACAGGGGAAACGCTGATTCAGAAAACGTTCAGCCGTTTGTCACAGTTGATTCCCAAAGAAAATATCTTAATCCTTACCAACGAAGTCTACAACGACTTGATTCTGGAACAGCTTCCGGGGGTAAAACAGGAGCAGATTGTTTTGGAACCTGCTATGCGAAATACCGCTCCGTGTATTTTATATGCATCGCTAAAAATAAAAAAACAAAATCCGAACGCTGTTATGGTGGTGGCGCCCAGCGACCATTGGATAGAAGATGAATTGCAGTTTGTCTCTAATTTGCAACATGCCTTCGATTTTTGCGAGCGTGAAGACAAATTGATGACATTAGGAATTTTGCCGACATTCCCAAATACAGGTTACGGTTATATTGAGTACGATAAATTGGATTCGCGACCGATAAAAAAAGTGGTGCAGTTCCGTGAAAAACCGGATTATGCCACGGCGAGAAAGTTTATTCAAAGCAGAAATTTTCTTTGGAATGCAGGGATATTTGTGTGGAGCGTAGAATCTATTTTGAAAGCTTACGAGGATTTTAATCCGGTGATGTTTTCTGAATTTATGAACGGATTTGATGTTCTTAATACTGCAGATGAAAAACAGTTCATAAAAGAATATTATCCTAATTCTGAAAATATTTCAGTGGATTATGCCATCTTGGAAAAAGCTCAAAATGTGTATGTTTTACCGGCAACATTCGACTGGAACGATTTAGGAACCTGGGGTTCATTATATGATAAATTGCCAAAAGATGAACAGGATAATGCAGTTGTGAATGCTACTGTAATTCTTGAAAATGCGTCTAACAACATAATCCGTACGGAAGGGAAGAAACTTGTTGTTGTTGATGGACTTCAGGATTTCATTATTGTTGATAAAGAAGATGTATTGCTGATTTATCCAAAAGGCAAAGAGCAGGACATTAAGAGGATAACCGCAATGGCGAACGAATTGAAGTAA
- a CDS encoding ABC transporter ATP-binding protein: MIEVKNVEKSFGEQKVLKGITTSFETGKTNLIIGQSGSGKTVLLKSLLGIHKVDSGTISFDGRIYSDMNDDEKRELRTEIGMVFQGSALFDSMTVEENIGFPLKMFSNKNAREIKERVDFVIDRVKLINAHTKKPSEISGGMQKRVAIARAIVNNPKYLFCDEPNSGLDPKTAVVIDNLIQEITEEYNITTVINTHDMNSVMEIGEKIVFLKEGVLAWEGTKKEIFKTDNEAIVDFVYSSELFKKVRKAQNRADKL, translated from the coding sequence ATGATTGAGGTAAAAAATGTAGAGAAATCCTTTGGAGAACAAAAGGTCTTAAAAGGAATCACAACCAGTTTTGAAACCGGAAAAACCAACCTGATTATTGGACAGTCCGGTTCCGGAAAAACGGTTTTGCTTAAAAGTTTATTGGGAATTCATAAAGTGGATTCAGGCACCATCTCTTTTGATGGCCGAATTTATTCTGACATGAATGATGATGAAAAAAGAGAATTGCGAACTGAAATCGGAATGGTATTTCAAGGAAGTGCGCTTTTTGATTCGATGACAGTAGAAGAAAACATCGGTTTCCCACTAAAGATGTTCTCAAACAAAAATGCACGTGAAATTAAAGAACGTGTCGATTTTGTAATTGATCGTGTAAAACTGATTAATGCCCATACAAAAAAACCTTCTGAAATATCCGGAGGTATGCAGAAACGTGTGGCGATTGCCCGAGCTATAGTAAACAATCCGAAATATTTGTTTTGTGACGAACCCAACTCGGGGCTGGATCCGAAAACTGCTGTAGTCATCGACAACCTTATTCAGGAGATTACAGAAGAATACAACATTACAACGGTTATCAACACGCACGACATGAACTCGGTAATGGAAATCGGAGAAAAAATCGTGTTCCTAAAAGAAGGCGTTTTGGCTTGGGAAGGCACTAAAAAGGAAATTTTCAAAACCGATAACGAAGCGATTGTAGACTTTGTTTACTCGTCGGAATTATTCAAAAAAGTAAGAAAGGCTCAAAACAGAGCTGACAAATTATAA
- a CDS encoding MlaE family ABC transporter permease has translation MIRYLSQIGKYFLMLKEVFNKPTKWSMMKQLIMKEIDDLVMGSLGIVAFISFFVGGVVAIQTALNLTNPLIPKYLIGFATRQSVILEFAPTFISIIMAGKVGSFITSSIGTMRVTEQIDALEVMGVNSLNYLVFPKIVAMMLYPFVIGLSMFLGIFGGWIAGVYGGFASSTEFQTGLQVEFIPFHVTYAFIKTVCFAFLLATIPSFHGYYMKGGALEVGKASTTSFVWTSVAIILVNYILTQLLLSK, from the coding sequence ATGATTCGATATTTATCCCAAATAGGAAAATACTTTTTGATGTTGAAGGAAGTATTCAACAAACCCACCAAATGGTCCATGATGAAACAGCTTATCATGAAGGAAATAGACGATTTAGTCATGGGGTCTTTAGGAATTGTAGCATTCATCTCGTTCTTCGTGGGCGGGGTTGTGGCGATTCAGACGGCATTAAACTTAACCAATCCATTGATTCCTAAATACCTAATCGGATTTGCAACCCGCCAATCGGTTATCCTTGAGTTCGCCCCTACCTTCATTTCCATCATTATGGCCGGTAAAGTAGGATCGTTCATAACTTCAAGTATTGGAACCATGAGGGTGACCGAGCAAATCGATGCTTTGGAAGTAATGGGTGTAAACTCGTTGAATTACCTGGTATTCCCTAAAATTGTCGCCATGATGTTATACCCGTTCGTAATCGGACTGAGTATGTTCCTTGGAATTTTTGGCGGATGGATAGCCGGTGTATACGGGGGGTTTGCTTCGAGTACCGAATTCCAAACCGGACTTCAGGTTGAATTCATACCGTTTCACGTGACTTACGCCTTCATCAAAACGGTTTGTTTTGCTTTTTTATTGGCGACAATTCCGTCTTTTCACGGGTATTACATGAAAGGTGGCGCTTTGGAAGTTGGAAAGGCCAGTACAACTTCGTTCGTTTGGACTTCCGTTGCCATCATTTTGGTGAATTATATCCTAACACAGTTACTTTTAAGCAAATAA
- a CDS encoding response regulator, which yields MNANKPSYEELESQVNALRDQLASLSLVLSETYKGVRGVSDNLESGESAGSKSLKTELIESVLHRVKTPLNTIVGLANLLSTSKLDLEERNNFAEIIANCSSELEEVFSEFLNYNSYESQNETVTKQKVSLNNLLDELKVKFVGRVLYKGLNFRSGKGLVDRDDLVMVDGVKINHIFTSLLSNALKYTHKGFVEMGYRLEKDEIKFYVKDSGVGFDKRVIEDQLASKVTLEKVADENNNVGLGLFMVKHYVDLLGGNLEIESEPGVGTEFYFKVPYEPALADVEATASKKTIKVLIAEDEEISYMLLKKLLEKGNVEIIRAKNGEEAYEIYKNNPDINLILMDLRMPQVDGYTAAQLIKNESPEIPIIAQSAYLQNDDKENYRKAFNGYLSKPVNKEEFKAVVDKYIALAFLN from the coding sequence ATGAATGCAAATAAACCATCTTATGAAGAGTTAGAAAGCCAAGTGAATGCATTGCGCGATCAGTTGGCAAGTTTGTCTTTGGTGTTGAGTGAAACCTATAAAGGAGTTAGAGGAGTTTCGGATAATTTGGAGAGCGGTGAATCCGCTGGAAGTAAATCATTGAAAACAGAGCTTATCGAATCTGTTCTACATAGAGTCAAAACACCTTTGAATACCATTGTTGGTCTAGCCAATCTGTTGAGTACGTCTAAATTAGATTTAGAAGAAAGAAATAATTTTGCTGAAATCATAGCTAATTGTTCGAGTGAGTTGGAAGAAGTTTTTTCTGAATTTCTCAATTATAATTCCTACGAATCCCAAAATGAAACCGTTACTAAACAAAAGGTTTCTTTAAATAATTTGCTGGACGAATTAAAAGTAAAATTTGTTGGCAGAGTGTTGTATAAAGGGTTGAATTTCAGATCTGGAAAAGGTTTGGTGGATAGGGACGATTTAGTTATGGTAGATGGAGTTAAGATCAATCACATTTTTACCAGTCTGTTAAGCAATGCATTGAAATATACGCACAAAGGTTTTGTTGAAATGGGTTACCGATTGGAAAAAGATGAAATCAAATTTTATGTAAAAGACAGCGGTGTTGGTTTCGATAAGAGAGTAATAGAAGATCAATTGGCATCAAAGGTTACTCTGGAAAAAGTTGCTGATGAGAATAATAATGTTGGTTTAGGTCTTTTTATGGTAAAACACTATGTTGATTTATTGGGCGGAAATTTAGAAATAGAATCAGAACCTGGCGTTGGAACCGAATTTTATTTCAAAGTTCCTTATGAACCGGCACTGGCAGATGTAGAAGCAACAGCGTCTAAAAAAACGATTAAAGTGTTAATTGCTGAAGACGAGGAAATTAGTTATATGCTTTTGAAAAAACTGTTGGAAAAAGGGAACGTTGAAATCATAAGAGCCAAAAACGGGGAAGAAGCATACGAAATATACAAAAACAACCCGGACATCAATTTGATTTTAATGGATCTTCGCATGCCGCAAGTTGATGGGTATACCGCTGCCCAACTCATTAAAAATGAGTCGCCGGAAATTCCGATCATAGCACAATCTGCCTATTTACAGAATGATGACAAAGAGAATTACCGCAAGGCTTTCAATGGTTATCTTTCCAAACCGGTTAATAAAGAAGAGTTTAAAGCGGTTGTAGACAAATACATTGCTTTAGCTTTTTTGAATTAA
- a CDS encoding glycosyltransferase, which translates to MRYYIVIPSHNEEKFMALTLESLVKQTVLPSKVVVVNDNSTDRTAEIVQAFAEKHPWISLVNKTSEAIHLPGSKVIQAFQKGFETVDQNYDLIVKADADLIFPDNYFETIISHFESDEKIGMVGGFAYIEKNGDWILESLTDKDHIRGAFKAYRKACFEQIGGLKPAMGWDTVDELLCKFYNWKVVTDESLKVKHLKPTGANYNQASRYKQGEAFYTLGYGFFITAIASLKLAMRKGKPFLFLDYIKGFWKAKSEKKTMLVTPEQAKFVKSYRWKKMKEKLF; encoded by the coding sequence ATGAGATATTATATTGTAATTCCTTCGCATAACGAAGAAAAATTTATGGCGCTAACACTCGAATCGTTGGTAAAGCAAACCGTTTTGCCTTCGAAAGTCGTAGTTGTAAATGATAATTCGACGGATCGGACTGCGGAAATCGTTCAGGCTTTCGCCGAAAAACACCCATGGATCTCATTAGTGAACAAAACTTCGGAAGCGATTCATTTACCGGGAAGCAAAGTGATTCAGGCGTTTCAGAAGGGATTTGAAACTGTCGACCAAAACTACGACCTCATCGTTAAGGCGGATGCCGATTTGATTTTTCCCGACAACTATTTTGAAACGATTATCAGCCACTTTGAAAGTGATGAAAAAATCGGTATGGTGGGTGGATTTGCCTACATCGAGAAAAACGGCGATTGGATTTTAGAGAGCCTGACAGACAAAGATCACATCCGCGGTGCTTTTAAAGCCTACCGAAAAGCCTGTTTTGAGCAGATTGGCGGATTAAAACCCGCTATGGGCTGGGACACCGTAGACGAATTATTGTGCAAATTCTACAATTGGAAAGTGGTTACTGATGAATCACTGAAAGTAAAACACCTAAAACCCACTGGAGCGAATTACAATCAAGCCTCCCGTTACAAACAAGGCGAAGCATTCTACACTTTGGGCTACGGATTTTTCATTACAGCGATTGCTTCCTTAAAACTGGCGATGCGCAAAGGAAAACCTTTTTTGTTTTTGGATTATATCAAAGGGTTCTGGAAAGCGAAATCGGAAAAGAAAACCATGTTGGTTACGCCAGAGCAGGCAAAATTTGTTAAGTCTTATCGCTGGAAGAAGATGAAAGAAAAGTTGTTTTAA